Genomic window (Onychomys torridus chromosome 5, mOncTor1.1, whole genome shotgun sequence):
accaacctagaaatatatttttagaccttaaaacatcttcatagacaaacaacttaagcttttatgtctctcaaccttataaattttacatctcttttgtgagtttattttctgaatttggtaactaggaaaactgtaactatagctatctagtcttcaactctgtcacagagctgggaaggaTGTAATTATTACccgagtaaacaggaagtgcagagcaaacaacttccaaaactatagaaacaacagagacagctagctgcctggacagtcacccgaggttcctctgcaacactggggcatccatctttggtatACAGGCCtataatatctgacagacttttctgtgaagcagaaatttttgGAGGACCATCCtaccttgtcttagcaaagttcagtagtcatcttcttttgtgtcctgcttgtctaattTGGATAGCTTACTGTCAGCAGTTaagacaagagcagtttcttgcccagtggttaactttgccacaatgaaagcagaCTCCATAtgaaggttcttcaatgcccattatccatttttgaagtaaattggtactgtcaggagcagacatgtctcactgtcataaaaagccttatgCTATtcaaacatcttaaataccatattctgtaggtctctgaagtgtttgaagaccatctatctaaaatgtatatctctatttgaccttgaaaacctatctaacatggccacaaatttgattgttttAGATGACTAAATAATAAcctacatttcttttattttccttttggttttttaagacaaggtttctctgtgtagttttggtgcctgtcctggatctcactctgtagaacaggctggcctcaaactcacagagatctacctagctctgcctcttgagtgctgggattaaaggcatgcaccaccatgtccggctaggtgtcatgttcttaaaattactgcCTGTTGTCTGGAGGTGATGGCATCTTAGGAAactctgagaaaattaagataatggtcaagtcctggtaGAGatagctgttgtccagtctctgtgtgatgggaaactGCAGGACATATCTGAAATCCTGACTgaagtagtctatgaggctgagGCTCTGAGgttgtcctgaacagtttgtagtccagagttgatctttgggtggtgtttgtcaagTTAGTGTGTTACTACAATCCAGGTGGATTCATCATTGTGGGCTTCCaacatccttttggagacttcaaaggttaccgttaggaatggtcatggttcactgcagaaaacttaaatattttaaatatcatgcagcagatctctgagatatTAAAGGACTATAATTTGTTAAGTACATCTAGTGAAACAAACTTAGTTCCTAGTGCCTGCTTCAGACACAAGCCCAAAATTACATACAGGAAGCTAAATGAAGcatatttctagaattagtactctatatgaccattaataccacatccaaaaatttaaatatatattataatcttctacattttgagataatattcataccttaagaaaagtttaaagcatcaaaataaaaccagaggattatgagattagtggcaatataATAGTCcattaattttggttttacttCTGTCTCATAACAGGTCACTCTTCTGACATaaaacagagattttggattttctttaacaAGAATGCTTGGGTttacagaaggaaagagccatactccagctccaaagcctactttaatttttaattgaattgtaaCTAGAAAGAGACCATTTGCCTTATATGTCTGTAAagtacagcagaaacaaacatttgggaagattgaAACTTTATCCTGTTTGAAGTGTGCTTTACCATTAAtttaatttactctttttctttggacattttctctggatgattctcCCTTATTCTCCAGATGTCTTACTTGTCCAAttgtcttcagattccttaattGAATGCTTTTAtcttctggaaagacaaaaacaaaactctgcccCAACCCCAACTTTAGGGAgttcctccctcctttttttttggcaggttatatctgatcaaatgaaagtcATTTGTTAGTCTTACAAGTTAGTTTAGAATGAATGGCCATGCTTTTTGACGAACTatcacctctcctaatcaagaggtctgtcctatttgaatctaatctttatcaatattGATCacatccatagcttttcttctcctgtagaaacaaaatcaaaacctcttccccaatgtaacacatattctgctttctattctgaggtcaacacatctttaaaatatattagttgatttaattcagcagttttgtttttttgctatcCAATCTCTCTCCACAGCTATCATTCCTATCTCATTagtatttaaaaagtttaaagttaataaaacattgtaTAATCTGTCTGTGGGGTTTTTTATTATCCGTTTCTGTTTGTTAAGCATATATTTTGAAGTGAGaatagatctttctataactattTGACCTATaagattgtgtggtatacctatattatcctttatattgtaatatgcaaaaaaattgtctcattttactagagacatatgctggagcattgtcagtcttaatttataCAGCTATtcccataatggccataacttttaataaatgcataattacagaatcagccttttcagaacttaaataagttgcccattgaaattctgaatatgtatctatggtatggtgcaCATACTTCAATTTTCAAACTCAACAAAATCAAACACATCCAttttccaaatttcatttctttaagtaCCCTtagggttacttcctgcaggtaatggagtgtgtttatacaaagaacaagtaggacatttccttataatttccttggcttgttgccaagtgacagaaaaatctttcttcaaacctttgctattaacgtggtatttcttatgaaattctgaggcttctagcacatttacTACCAATAACTGATCAAgttcatcattaccttgtactagagggcctggtagacctgtATAGCATCTGATATGTGTTGTATATGAGGGataatttctatttttgattatttaattaaataagtaacaaagttaattctgaatcatctggaataagtttagtagtttcaatatgtaaaacaactctttctgcatattgagagtcagtaactatattaagagatTCTGGAAAATCTTACAATActatgagaatagcatataattctgacttttgaggGAATCATAAGGGATTTAagccattttactttttttcctgacttaaaacctgcctttcctgatttatttacatcagtatagaatgtagaggCTCTAGAACCTGATTTTCTTTATACAATGTGAAGAAGTatccaattagttcttttttttttttttttttttttttttttttttttttttttttttttgagacagggtttctttgtgtagctttgcgcctttcctggaactctctttggagaccaggctggcctcgaactcagagatccgcctgcctctgcctcccgagtgctgggattaaaggcgtgcaccactaccgcccagctccaattagttctttttataaactgaagtctcttgcttttgcgttatttgttgctaatctctcccaagaaattactgcaagctccTTGCCAATGTTAATTTTCTGCCCACAATGAGGCAAATTCAGCATTAGTAAAgggtaccacaatttctgctgggtctaatCCTGTTAATTgttgaagtctcaattttcctttcataaTCCATTCAGGAACTTTTttataggtctttaatttttcactgtttttgtggtaaaaatatccattttggTGAGTCTACATCCTATCAAGTTAACAATTTGTATTAAGAATCAAAGGGTTaattatggttatggttatgaaGAAGAGGTCCATCATGCTATGACCTTCAAGCTTTCTGTCTAATTAGCCACTTAATACTACCTAAGCATACACTCTAGAAATTAAGTGGACTATCATAGACTTTATCAATTCATGAGATTTCTTCAGAAAATGTGATCTAATATCTTTTCCAAAGAGTTAAGTTTTACTACTAGATTTGTGGTTGAGAATGAAAATTGCTATTTACAACTGGAACTtaaacttttaactttttatgttctttggatttttgttttctccagGAGCATTTTGAATAGTGTCTGAGAAAGCAactcagaaaagcaaaatgaTCCTCAACTCTTCTACTGAAGATGGTATTAAAAGAATCCAAGATGACTGCCCCAAGGCTGGCAGGCACAATTACATATTTGTCATGATCCCTACTCTCTACAGCATCATCTTTGTGGTGGGAATATTTGGAAACAGCTTGGTGGTGATTGTCATTTACTTTTACATGAAGCTGAAGACCGTGGCCAGTGTTTTTCTTCTGAATCTTGCCCTGGCTGACTTATGCTTTTTGCTGACTTTGCCACTCTGGGCTGTCTATACTGCTATGGAATACCGCTGGCCCTTTGGCAATCACCTTTGTAAGATTGCATCAGCCAGTGTCAGTTTCAACCTTTATGCCAGTGTGTTCCTGCTCACCTGTCTCAGCATCGATCGCTACCTGGCCATTGTCCACCCAATGAAGTCTCGCCTCCGCCGCACAATGCTGGTGGCCAAAGTCACCTGTATCATCATCTGGCTGCTGGCTGGCTTGGCCAGTTTGCCAGCCGTCATCCACCGAAATGTGTATTTCATCGAGAACACCAACATAACAGTTTGTGCTTTCCATTATGAATCTCAGAACTCAACCCTCCCCATAGGGCTGGGCCTGACTAAGAACATTCTGGGCTTCCTGTTCCCTTTTCTGATCATTCTCACCAGCTATACTCTAATTTGGAAAGCCCTAAAGAAGGCTTATGACATTCAGAAGAACAAGCCAAGAAATGACGACATCTTTAGGATAATTATGGctattgtgcttttctttttcttttcctgggttCCCCACCAAATATTCACTTTTCTGGATGTCCTGATTCAGCTGGGTGTCATCCACGACTGTAAAATCTCTGACATTGTGGACACTGCCATGCCCATCACTATCTGCATAGCTTATTTTAACAACTGCCTGAACCCTCTGTTTTATGGCTTTCTGgggaaaaaatttaagaaatattttctccagctcctgaaatACATTCCCCCAAAGGCCAAGTCCCACTCAAGCCTGTCTACAAAAATGAGCACTCTTTCCTACCGCCCTTCGGATAACATGAGCTCATCAGCCAAAAAGCCTGCGTCCTGTTTCGAGGTGGAGTGACAGGTCCAGAGTCTGCTGGTGAATTAGTGTCCTGACAGAAGCCAGGGCACCATCCAACAAGACAGCACACCACCAAAGGAACACTCACCCCTGCCTCAGGATCTAAGCAGAAGATGCACTGAGTGGACTGCAGATGTGTTCTAGAACTATGAAAGAAAGGTTTGACAAGCAACCAAGCAGAGCCACTCCGTGCCACATCTTGCATTAATAGATGATGGCTGCCCAAAGGAAGAGTCAGGAACTGGATGGATTTGTGGGTCTGGAAAACATTTGCTGGCAGAAATGCAgtctcctccatcccctcttgcTATGTTCCTTTTGATTTCCACATGAAGGTATGTAGAACATGTTAAATATTTAGACAAGCAACAAGAAGCGAGAGGTCAAGATTATTTGTTCTGCTCAATTTCCAAAGGACAAAGAACCTTTTTTTGTCCCTTTGGTCATTAGTAATGGCGATCCACTTGTCCCTGTTCCTACACATATTGTGCAAAGATTTGCTAAGCTGTAGTCATCAAGTTTCAGGACCCCTTTGTAAAATTCAGCTAGTGTCTTACAATTGTCCACTGCCCCCAAACAATGCCAGCTAGTGGTGTATTTATGTAGCAGTGTTACCAAAGTCACACATCAAAGTCAAACTGCTTGTAGTAACTGTGACTTCCTAGGTACACCAGctttatttcacatttaaaaattgtatacaGTTGGTGGTGAATAGACTATATATCATAAAATCTGCCTTGCTCTCTAAAAAAGTATATATTCTCTACATATATGTACACCTATATCTCTAAACTGTCATTTGATGAAAATCTGGCAATGTTGTTTACctcaaaataaagtaattttattgtAATGTATCTaatcttcattatttaaaatagaagCTCATCTATTTTTACAATGACATGGATGTAagtacaaatgtattttttattttgtttgatctGATTGCTGGTTTAATATGGTTAAATATAGGTTTTATATCccacttttgaaaaaaatcaagaaggaacAGTTTGTTCTGCTGAACAGTGTGGGACAGATAAAacattttgaactttttgaagtttttcatacaacaacaaaaaatttttaTTGCTTATAACATTAAATTAATACATTGTTTTACTCATAAGTTTTTGAATAATCAGATGCCTCTAGTTATCTGCATGGTCATTGCAGGAAATTTAGAAGCTCTAGAAAGCACAAAATAATAGTCATATTTAGTTCTTCAATACAAAAAacgttttttatttcattattttaggcCTCATATATCTATGTTTTTACtcatcacatatacatacatatgtaaattatGATGTTGGAGTCATAATGTATATGCAATTCTGCATACAGGTTTGTCCCTCAGTGTCATTGCATAGTAATTAGTATCCTGTTAACTAAATTTCCTCAAAAATTTTAATACTGTTACAAAATGCAAGTACATCTCATATAATCAAGGCATTACCAAATTGGAAACGTTTACCATTTTCCTAAAAAAATATTGTTGGTATCAAAAATTACACTGCACTAATTATGCAAGTACTTGAGTCTGATGAACCCCTCACACTCCAAGAGGTAGAAGAACCGAGAATCAgttgtaaatatttttcatatttttcccaGCGTATGTGGACAaacatttttcagaaaatataacACAATTGATATGCCACCTGCTTTATTTGGCTGTAGTTCATGACAGCCTAAGCAGAAAGGAGTTTACTTACTGTAAGAATCCAGGTACCTTATACAAGGGGAGAGAATAAACTAGGCCAGAATGTTCCCACAGGGCAGCTAGCTCATTCTTTATCCTAGAAACATTCACTGTACCCCAGGCATGCTGGGGTGTCCATTCTGGTCCAATAAACTGCAAATGATTGGGTAATATTTAGATTAGTTGATGATAATAGATAATAATAATTAGAGTAGATGCTCTGGGCAAGGAAATTATTCAGAGACATATTGGTGGACAGGGCAGAACCTCTACCAACAAATCATCTCAGTCATATTCTTGGAAATAAATGTGGTTACATGTgcttcatattaatttttttcttgttttattttaaatttcattgatACATTGTTGGCcacttatttcaatttttattaagaatgttttattcattccacataccaaccacagattccccatcatccctcctcccactccccaccagcCTTTTCCCCCAGCCTACTCCCATCCCCttttctgaaaaggtaaggcctcccatagggagtcagcaaaacctggcacattcagctgaggcaggtccaagcccttccccctgcatcaaggctgtgtgcaAAGTATCCCCATCATAGGCAATGGGCTTCAAAAAGTcaattcatgcaccagggatagatcctattcccactgtcaaggtccccttaaacagaccaagctatacaactgtcttgcccaagggcccagtccagtcccatgcaggctccacagctgttggtccaaagttcatgagttcccattggCTTGGTTCATTTTTTATCTAtaaatttccccatcatggtcttgatgcttcttgctcacagaatcccttccctctcttcagctggaattccagagctcggcctggtgcttggctgtggctctctgcatctgtttccatcagttactagatgaaggctctatgatgacattcACCAATCACCAATCTCATCACCAGGGTAGcttaaagctctagaacaaaaagaagcaaactcagccaggaggaatagatgccaggaaataatcaaattgagaactgaaatcaataaaatagaaacaaaaagaacaatacaaagaatcaatgaaacaaagagttggttctttgagaaaatcaacaagatagacaagcctacaaactaaccaaaaggcagagagaaaatatccaaattaacaaaattagaaatgaaaagggagaaataacagacattgaggaaatccagagaatcatcaggtcatacttcaaaaacctatacgcCACAAAATTGGAAGATCTAAAATGAAATGGTCAATTTTCTGGAAAACAccatataccaaagttaaatcaagaccagataaacaatttaaatatacctataaaccccaaggaaatagaaacattcattaaaagtctcccaaccaaagggggaaaaacaaaaaacaaaaaacacccaggctcagatggtttcagcacagaattctaccagaatttcaaagaaaagctaatttCAGTATTCAAACTGTTCCGCACAATCCAAACAGAATGGACATTGCcaaacttttcttttcaaaaggattgtgtggtagtttgaatgagatgttcCCTGTAAGTCTCagacatttgaatatttggtccccagttggggGCTGTCtcggtgggagtggggtggggtggaataaggatggggtggagggactaggaggtgtggccttgctaaaACAAGTATTGTcactaagggtgggctttgaggtttcagaagactgGAGCCATTTCCAatctctctccctgctttctaTTTATGGatggagatgtgagctctcagctactgctccagaaatatgcttgcctgcctgctaccaCGATCCTCACCAAGATAGTTATGGACGCTCCTATTATAAGCCCCCAagcaaaccctttcttctatcaactgtcttggtcatggtgttttatcatagcaatggaagAGTAACTCATAGATTTCCCCCAAACATTACATTCTACTTGATCTCAAATGAGATACCATGATTTATCCTTTTCATTAACTTATTTAAAGTAAGTGTATGACTTGTTTTTGGAATAGCTTTTAAATATGCAAAATCCAAAATGTACCATAAAGATTCTAGGTGCTCCATGAAATGCAGGAGTTACATATACTAAGTCTTATTCCTCCACAAACAAATCaaattttttttggttaaaaattTACTTATTCATCAATTCAGTAAATGTTTTATGTCTGGGTTGGGACTAGAGAGTTGTGTAAGCCACAACTTATAGTGCATAATAGGCCATTCTATAGTTTGTAAGGTAGGCAGGTTAAGAGGTAGCTGGATTGACAAGCCGTGGTAAAGTTCAGGGTTttaatgcaatgtattttgatttcaTAACTTTATACACCACTGTATTTTCTCTGCTAATACACACCCACCTAAGGatcaagagaagagaaagcaggaccAGGTAGGTCAAaagagaagtaaaagaaaatgagccCAGGGAATTCCAGATATGTGTATGAAGAATAAGCTCCTTGGAGATAGAAAACAAAGTACAtcaggagaaagacagaggaagtgATAGGAGGTTGGAGACTGGCATGCACTGTCTCAGATCATGGTGTAGACCTCATAGGAAGACCACACACATCTAGATATCTGGGACTATGAGACCATGTTAGATTTTAGGCCTAGAtcaacaggaggaagaggaagccaaagTATCAGGGAGTGATGCAAGCTATAAACAATGGTGTGGTCATGACACAGTTGTACAGATTTTACAGATTATAGGCTGCATAATAGGAGAACACCCCTTTAATGCAGAAAGCACTAAGGAAATGAAAGAGTAAGTGCAAAGGGATTAAGGAAGTGATAAGGGTGGTTAGGCTATTCCAGCCAATGGCCAGAGAGTTGGATTTTCAAAATTGAGACTTTTTAATGAGTCAGGTCCAATATGCATTTGCTGGCAAAAGGTCTAGCCTAGTGGTAGAATGTTTGGTTAGCAGTCATAAGGCCCCTATTTCTTTCATgattgcaaacaaaacaaaacaaaacaaaaacaaaaaacagtctcTGTAATTTTATCCACTTTTGTATATTTGTGCAGTAGACTTCTGTGGAATTACCTGTAGTGCCCGGTCCTCCTTGAATGGAAAATTTTCGCGTCATCTGAGAACAGGACCACTTTAGAATGAGCCATTTTCCTACCTAACTCCATTTCTAGGCCACAAAAATGGGTGCAGGTTTGACATGGTCCATTAACAGTTTCATAAAAATAAGGTAGAGCAGAACAAAGTCACGCCACTCAGGCTCATCCTTCTGTGACCTGAACTTGCACCCAAGGAAGCCATAGACATTATTTAGTGAAACATCCATGCTTATAGAATGAATATGGCAAGCTTTCTAGATAGTTTCTCGTGACCTGAATATATTAACAGGACTCaatatatccatatataataTTACTTATTGTAGATAGCAGAGCCTGAAGCAGTTGAGCCTAAGCAAGGCAGTTGAATCAAGATTTCCACACATGTGGCGTATTTTCCTCTTTGGCTTCCTTCCTGATAAATGCTCAGATGAGACATGACAATTATGAAAGTATCTTTTGAAAAAGATGAACAGCTCAAACCTGGCTCTTCATCAGTTTCTTGTAAAAGTCTGAGTCTGACTCAGAATGTAGGTGTGTATCTAGGACTAGCTGTGCTTATTTCAAAGTAATACTCAGTACTCTGGTCTGCAAATTTGGAAGAACTGAAGAACTCTGGAAATGAGATCATTTTTTACATCTCATTTGCTTTGTGTGACTTACTTGTAGGTAAGTTTTTAATCTctcaaaataatttacaaattGTCAAATGCAATAGATTGTACATTAGGAAAGCATAGATATGTTTGCATTTGTGAGATGCAACTTTGGACAATTTCTCCCATTCATGAGAGTGATGTTAACAGAGATGATAAGAGAGCTAAGGCCACACCAGAGTCCTTGATTCCATCCGCCTCTGATTCCCACTTGTGTCTTTATGGATGGAAAATGATACATCcaacattcattttttaattacattttttacttactgtgtgactatgtgtttaccacagtgcatatgtggaggtcagaggataagttGTAAGAATCAGTTATCTCCTTCAGCCATATAGGTCCCTgggttttgaactcagatccttaggcTTGAGGGCAAACACCTTTATCCATTGcactatctcaccagcccaacaGCCAAGAGACTGGAATTCAAATATCTGTGACTA
Coding sequences:
- the LOC118584260 gene encoding type-1A angiotensin II receptor translates to MILNSSTEDGIKRIQDDCPKAGRHNYIFVMIPTLYSIIFVVGIFGNSLVVIVIYFYMKLKTVASVFLLNLALADLCFLLTLPLWAVYTAMEYRWPFGNHLCKIASASVSFNLYASVFLLTCLSIDRYLAIVHPMKSRLRRTMLVAKVTCIIIWLLAGLASLPAVIHRNVYFIENTNITVCAFHYESQNSTLPIGLGLTKNILGFLFPFLIILTSYTLIWKALKKAYDIQKNKPRNDDIFRIIMAIVLFFFFSWVPHQIFTFLDVLIQLGVIHDCKISDIVDTAMPITICIAYFNNCLNPLFYGFLGKKFKKYFLQLLKYIPPKAKSHSSLSTKMSTLSYRPSDNMSSSAKKPASCFEVE